Proteins encoded by one window of Anaerolineales bacterium:
- a CDS encoding methyltransferase domain-containing protein, with amino-acid sequence MESFQRVDFTHQSAAEYAGIGLVGTYLLAAQCVWQKLMPLRMEIGTLVDFGCGAGKSTRAASRCVRPRGTAVGVDISAEMVAQATKVTAESKAALPEVEFVYKQIQCEHGREVIPLPDGAADAATTTMVLQEMQTEEQLQNAVSEIGRISKKGGWFAAVCDNDAIACEEYTAFTYAPFPENRTRSDNYVKSRSTVSNIVWEKDRFWSREILARCIERAGFRIRSIDYPLADPKTPPFPDDPAIPWKDELTFSPLMVFWSRKLG; translated from the coding sequence ATGGAATCTTTCCAAAGGGTCGACTTCACCCACCAAAGCGCCGCCGAATACGCAGGCATCGGCCTGGTCGGCACCTACTTGCTCGCCGCCCAGTGCGTGTGGCAAAAGCTGATGCCGCTCCGGATGGAGATCGGCACCCTGGTAGATTTCGGCTGCGGGGCGGGCAAATCCACCCGCGCCGCCTCCCGTTGCGTCCGCCCGCGGGGTACGGCCGTCGGCGTCGACATCTCGGCCGAGATGGTCGCCCAGGCGACAAAGGTCACGGCCGAATCGAAAGCCGCGCTGCCCGAAGTGGAGTTTGTCTATAAGCAGATCCAGTGCGAACACGGGCGCGAGGTCATCCCGCTCCCGGACGGCGCGGCCGACGCCGCGACGACGACGATGGTCCTGCAGGAGATGCAGACCGAGGAACAACTGCAGAACGCCGTCTCCGAGATCGGCCGGATCTCGAAAAAGGGCGGCTGGTTTGCCGCCGTATGCGACAACGACGCCATCGCCTGCGAGGAGTACACCGCTTTCACCTACGCCCCTTTTCCGGAAAACCGGACCCGGAGCGACAATTACGTCAAGAGCCGATCGACGGTCTCGAACATCGTCTGGGAGAAGGACCGCTTTTGGTCGCGCGAGATCCTCGCCCGCTGCATCGAACGGGCCGGCTTCCGGATCCGCTCGATCGACTATCCGCTGGCGGACCCGAAAACCCCGCCCTTCCCCGACGATCCCGCCATCCCGTGGAAGGACGAGCTGACTTTCTCCCCGCTGATGGTTTTCTGGAGCCGCAAGCTCGGATAA